From the genome of Mycolicibacterium aromaticivorans JS19b1 = JCM 16368:
GGTTAGGCAAGTCCGGGAGGGCGCTGGCGGACACGATTACTCTCCCGGTGCGGATACGTCACCGTCCGAATCCGGGCGTAGTCACCGCGCGGTCATATCGGTAACGAACCACGCCGATCGGCATGTTTTGACGCGGCAGAGTTGCGCTATCCCGGCGGCGAGGTCGTCCCAATGATGAACGGTAATAGCGCCATCGCGGCGTCAACGCACTTGTCACGAAGCGGCAGAGCTTCCGCTGTGGCCTGCACACACGGGGCTGATCCGGGTGATCGCTGGGCAATCATCACCATGCTTGGCTCGACGGCGGCAACGGTCTGCGCCGGTTCATAAGAGCCAGCGCCCGCCCACACGTTGAGCACAGTGCCCTCGACCGGCAGAGCGGAGTGAATCTGTGCGGCGGTCTGGATAGCAGATGCTCCCATTCCCGCAACGGGAAGGGATGGTTGTCCTGGTGTTGCTCGGATTCGACAAACTTGTCGTCCGGACGTGAGGGAACGCGAACGCGTGACCGCCACACTGCCAGTGTGAAAACGCCTGTGCTGCAGCGTGTCACAGCGTCTCCGGTGTATCGGATAATGCCTGCCTGCCACCCGTCTTTGTACTGATGCGTCTCGGACGTGCTTGCGGGTGACTAGGTGTCTTAGGACACCGCTAGGACACGTCGAACGTACGTTGGTAGGCACTCGCCGCCTCAGTTGGCGGCGAGAGAGTCGCAAATGCTGCCGGACGGGGGGTCTGCTGCACGAATAGGTGGCATCTTGACCTGATCGTGCAGCAGACCCGATCCTCCACCATGGGTGCTAGTGGGCGGACAGATGACCCTGCCGCACTTGGCTGAACACGGGCGCACCGCACACCGCCCGACCGACGACGGTGACATGGTGGTAGGTGTATGGACAAGCCGTGGTGCGTTGCGCAGCACCACAACCTACCTGACGAGCAACGGATTCACCGAGCAATCGACCAGCGACGGCTATGGCTACCGCTTCGTCCGGAATAGGACAGCGATTGACGTGATGATCCCTGAAGGTCTCGATCGCCAGAGGCGTTACCCAACAACAGGATCGGGCCAGCCGGGACTGCCAGCCGACGGCGGAAATCAGGCGCTCACTCGGGCCGAGCGGCTGGCGATCCGCCTCAACGAGCAAGTGGGCTACGTCCGCCGCCCGACCATCCTCGGCGCCTTGGTAGCCAAGGCCCGCGCATGGGTTGTCGATCGTCGCGATTCCGAACGCCATGCCCAGGACCTAATTGCGTTGGCGGAAGTGGCACTCCATGATCCCCGAGCGGTCATCAGCCAGGCGCGCCCTGATGACCGTCGCGCGGTTCGAGCCGCTTTGCGGCACCTACCGATCGACCATCGTCTGTGGCGTGCCGCCAACGACTCGACGTCTGCACACACCCTATTGACCCGGCTGGCACAGCCGCCGGGTTAGCGCTCAGCCGCCTATTCTTCAACAAACTCAGCCCTGCCTTGCTCGGACGAGCCGTTTTGACAACTGCGATTGAAAATCCGTTCTGTAGATCGGATAGCACGGCCCATAATGGCGGACAGGATCACCGCATTCGGGGAAGGAAACACATGAGGGCAGTTAGGGCATAAGAATTTGACCCCGTCAGCAAGGTTGACAGGTAGGGATACCGTTAGAGGCCAATCCATTTCGCCCACCTCATTGATTTCCGCTCTCTGGGAGCCCGCGGATTTACAGTGGGCATTGCCAGCGCTGTCGCAACATGCCTGACAGATCCGTGACCTGGCCTGACGGTCGCAGCATGTGTCTTCCCATTTCTGCGCGTCGCGTATGAGTTGTGACAACGCCGTGACAAGCCTCCCGTCATCGATGACTACCCTGAACCACCCCCGACGGCGAAGTGCACTGACCCGCGCCGGCCAACAATCGCGACTATCTCGTCTGCGGGAGAATGAACAGAGTGCAGCTGTCGCAACACATCCTTAGCCCGACCCTCATCGTCATCTGCGTGGTGATGGTGCTTGCCGCCGCAGCCGTCTACTGGTCGACCGCACTCGGCTCGGCGTGGACCGTGCCGCGTGCGGCGGTGCGCGCTGTGCTGCAGCTTGCCGCCGTCGCCGCCGTTCTGACTGCGGCGCTGAGCAACCTGTGGACGTCGCTTGTAGTGCTGGGCGTCATGTTCGTCGCCGCAACGGTCACGGCGGCACGTCGCAGCCAATCCAACCGTTCCTGGCTCCTCGCGGTCGCACTCGCGACAGGCATGATTTCGGTGGTGCCACTGCTGCTTGCGTCCGGGCTTGTGCCGATGACCGGAGTCGCTATCGTGCCCATCGTCGGAATCCTGCTGGGCAGCACCATGACCGCCATCTCGGTCGCGGCACGGCGGGCACTCGACACCCTCGGTACCCGCGCCGGGGAGGTTGACGCGTTGCTCAGCCTGGGATTCAGCGACCGGCTCGCACGGATGGAAATGATCGGCCTTACGGCTGCCGACGCACTCCTCCCGAACCTCGACCAAACCAGGACGGTGGGATTGGTCACACTTCCCGGCGCCTTCGTCGGCGTGCTGCTCAGCACCGGGTCGGCAGCGCAGGCCGGCGCCGTCCAGATACTGATCCTGCTGTCCATACTGCTGTCACAGACGTGCGCGGTCGCCATCACGCTCGAGCTG
Proteins encoded in this window:
- a CDS encoding ABC transporter permease yields the protein MQLSQHILSPTLIVICVVMVLAAAAVYWSTALGSAWTVPRAAVRAVLQLAAVAAVLTAALSNLWTSLVVLGVMFVAATVTAARRSQSNRSWLLAVALATGMISVVPLLLASGLVPMTGVAIVPIVGILLGSTMTAISVAARRALDTLGTRAGEVDALLSLGFSDRLARMEMIGLTAADALLPNLDQTRTVGLVTLPGAFVGVLLSTGSAAQAGAVQILILLSILLSQTCAVAITLELIARGTITRTSRTPGPSRLRLSLRRRRSAAGAAT